The Candidatus Nitrosotenuis cloacae genomic interval TGCCTGTCTGGTTTGCATGGGAAAATACACACTTCCTGAAGTACCATATGCTTACGACGCATTAGAACCGCACGTAGACGCAAAAACGATGGAAATTCATCACACAAAACACCACCAAGCATACACCAACGGTCTGAACGATAACTGGGAGAAGCTTCCAGCGGATCTTCAAAGTAAGGACCTGCTTGATGTTCTTGCAAACATAAACCAAGTACCAGAGGCAGTACGTGGAGCAATCAACTTCCATGGGGGAGGTTATGACAACCACCGACTTTTCTGGAACAACATGAAACCAAGCGGTGGCGGAAATCCGGGCGGATCTGTTGCGGATGCAATCAACAAGTCGTTTGGCAGCTTTGATGCTTTCAAGGAACAATTCTCGACAAAGACGACGGGAATCCAGGGAAGCGGTTGGGGATGGCTAGTCTTCAATCCAAAGTCAGGCAACGTCGAATACAAGTCGATGCCAAACCAGACAAGCCCAAGAACAGAGGGACTGGTTCCGTTACTAGGACTTGATGTTTGGGAGCATGCGTACTATCTAAAGTACCAAAACAAGAGAGCCGACTATGTCACCGCGTGGTGGAACGTCGTAAACTGGGACGAAGTTGAAAAACGCTTCTCCAAAGCAAAATAACTTTTTCTTTTTTACTATTCCAGCCAGTCATTTTTGATGTTAGAGTTCGTGCCGACCGCAAAGGCAACTCCCTCCCACGGCTCTGAGAATTTGTTGTGGAATCTATGCGGGACTTTGGGTGGAATGAAGATCATAGTCTTGGGCGTTGCGGTTCTAGTCGTGTTCCCAACTGTGACTGTGCATCTTCCGCGAATGCAGTACACAAGCACGTATTCGTCGTGATGAGTGTGCAGCTGGTGCGTGCGGCCCGGCTCGATTCTTGCCTCGAGGCCGACGATTCTGTTTCCGCGGATCTTTTCATTTAGCATGAGTTTTATTTTCAGCTTGTCAGTAGGATGTTCTTTTTTGTAAGGATGAATCCACTTTGATTTTGTTCTGACAAACTTTCCATTTTTTGCCAAGGCCATGTTTGCATGTGATTTGGCATGAATGCATTTATAGGATGCTGAAATGATTTTTTGGTAAATGAGCGAGGAGCAAGCACAGCAACTTCTTTATCAAATGCAAATGCTTGAATCGTACGCAGCGGGCCTTGAGCAAAAAGAAGGCGCCATAGTCACGTTCCTCAGGGAGGCAATGTCGTCAATACAGTCCATCAAGGGAATACAAAAACAGGA includes:
- a CDS encoding superoxide dismutase yields the protein MGKYTLPEVPYAYDALEPHVDAKTMEIHHTKHHQAYTNGLNDNWEKLPADLQSKDLLDVLANINQVPEAVRGAINFHGGGYDNHRLFWNNMKPSGGGNPGGSVADAINKSFGSFDAFKEQFSTKTTGIQGSGWGWLVFNPKSGNVEYKSMPNQTSPRTEGLVPLLGLDVWEHAYYLKYQNKRADYVTAWWNVVNWDEVEKRFSKAK
- a CDS encoding cupin domain-containing protein, translated to MAKNGKFVRTKSKWIHPYKKEHPTDKLKIKLMLNEKIRGNRIVGLEARIEPGRTHQLHTHHDEYVLVYCIRGRCTVTVGNTTRTATPKTMIFIPPKVPHRFHNKFSEPWEGVAFAVGTNSNIKNDWLE